Proteins co-encoded in one Streptococcus pyogenes genomic window:
- the rplS gene encoding 50S ribosomal protein L19 yields MNPLIQSLTEGQLRSDIPNFRPGDTVRVHAKVVEGTRERIQIFEGVVISRKGQGISEMYTVRKISGGIGVERTFPIHTPRVDKIEVIRHGKVRRAKLYYLRALQGKAARIKEIRR; encoded by the coding sequence ATGAATCCATTAATCCAAAGTTTGACAGAAGGTCAACTTCGCTCTGATATCCCTAACTTCCGTCCTGGTGACACTGTTCGCGTTCACGCAAAAGTTGTCGAAGGAACTCGCGAACGTATCCAGATCTTTGAAGGTGTTGTTATTTCACGTAAAGGTCAAGGGATCTCAGAAATGTACACTGTTCGTAAAATCTCAGGTGGTATCGGGGTAGAGCGTACATTCCCAATCCACACACCACGTGTTGACAAAATCGAAGTTATCCGCCACGGTAAAGTCCGTCGTGCGAAACTTTACTACTTGCGTGCATTACAAGGTAAAGCAGCTCGTATCAAAGAAATTCGTCGTTAG
- a CDS encoding HAD-IA family hydrolase, whose protein sequence is MNYQDYIWDLGGTLLDNYELSTQAFVQTLAFFSLPGDHDAVYQKLKESTAIAVAMFAPNEPEFLHVYRLREADKLAQPIWCLGAKEILGKIATSGSRNFLISHRDCQVNQLLEQAGLLIYFTEVVTASNGFARKPNPESLFYLKEKYDINSGLVIGDRLIDKQAGQAAGFNTLLVDGRKNLLEIVT, encoded by the coding sequence ATGAATTATCAAGATTATATATGGGATTTGGGAGGTACCTTACTCGATAATTACGAGCTTTCAACCCAAGCTTTTGTCCAAACGCTAGCTTTTTTCAGCCTTCCAGGAGATCACGATGCTGTTTACCAAAAATTAAAAGAATCAACCGCTATCGCTGTGGCAATGTTTGCTCCTAATGAGCCAGAATTTTTGCATGTGTATAGGCTAAGAGAAGCAGACAAATTGGCACAACCCATTTGGTGTTTGGGAGCTAAAGAAATTTTGGGAAAGATAGCGACTTCAGGTTCGCGAAATTTTTTAATTTCTCATCGAGATTGTCAGGTGAACCAACTTTTAGAGCAAGCTGGGTTGCTAATCTATTTTACAGAAGTCGTGACAGCTTCAAATGGCTTTGCTCGGAAACCAAATCCTGAAAGTTTGTTTTATTTAAAAGAAAAGTATGATATTAATAGTGGATTAGTAATTGGAGATCGGCTAATTGATAAACAAGCAGGACAAGCAGCGGGTTTTAATACCTTGCTTGTTGACGGTAGAAAAAACCTATTGGAGATAGTAACGTAG
- the gyrB gene encoding DNA topoisomerase (ATP-hydrolyzing) subunit B → MIEENKHFEKKMQEYDASQIQVLEGLEAVRMRPGMYIGSTAKEGLHHLVWEIVDNSIDEALAGFASHIKVFIEADNSITVVDDGRGIPVDIQAKTGRPAVETVFTVLHAGGKFGGGGYKVSGGLHGVGSSVVNALSTQLDVRVYKNGQIHYQEFKRGAVVADLEVIGTTDVTGTTVHFTPDPEIFTETTQFDYSVLAKRIQELAFLNRGLKISITDKRSGMEQEEHFLYEGGIGSYVEFLNDKKDVIFETPIYTDGELEGIAVEVAMQYTTSYQETVMSFANNIHTHEGGTHEQGFRAALTRVINDYAKKNKILKENEDNLTGEDVREGLTAVISVKHPNPQFEGQTKTKLGNSEVVKITNRLFSEAFQRFLLENPQVARKIVEKGILASKARIAAKRAREVTRKKSGLEISNLPGKLADCSSNDANQNELFIVEGDSAGGSAKSGRNREFQAILPIRGKILNVEKATMDKILANEEIRSLFTAMGTGFGADFDVSKARYQKLVIMTDADVDGAHIRTLLLTLIYRFMRPVLEAGYVYIAQPPIYGVKVGSEIKEYIQPGIDQEDQLKTALEKYSIGRSKPTVQRYKGLGEMDDHQLWETTMDPENRLMARVTVDDAAEADKVFDMLMGDRVEPRRDFIEENAVYSTLDI, encoded by the coding sequence ATGATTGAAGAAAATAAACATTTTGAAAAAAAAATGCAAGAATACGATGCCAGTCAAATTCAGGTTCTAGAAGGGCTGGAGGCTGTCCGCATGCGTCCAGGGATGTATATTGGCTCGACAGCTAAAGAGGGTTTGCATCATTTAGTCTGGGAAATTGTTGACAACTCAATTGACGAAGCATTAGCAGGTTTTGCCTCTCATATTAAAGTCTTTATTGAAGCAGATAATTCCATTACAGTAGTAGATGATGGCCGTGGAATTCCAGTTGATATCCAAGCCAAGACAGGACGTCCCGCCGTTGAAACAGTTTTTACAGTCTTACACGCAGGTGGTAAATTTGGTGGAGGCGGCTATAAGGTTTCTGGAGGATTACATGGTGTAGGGTCATCTGTTGTTAATGCTTTATCAACACAATTAGATGTACGTGTTTATAAAAACGGCCAAATTCATTACCAAGAATTTAAACGCGGGGCTGTTGTAGCAGATCTTGAGGTCATTGGAACCACTGATGTGACTGGCACGACCGTACACTTTACACCCGATCCAGAAATTTTTACCGAAACGACTCAGTTTGATTACAGTGTTTTAGCAAAACGTATTCAAGAGTTAGCCTTTTTGAATCGTGGTTTAAAAATTTCCATTACAGATAAGCGCTCAGGTATGGAACAAGAAGAACATTTCCTTTATGAAGGTGGAATTGGTTCTTATGTTGAATTTTTAAATGATAAAAAAGATGTTATCTTTGAAACGCCCATCTATACAGATGGTGAATTAGAAGGTATTGCAGTTGAAGTAGCCATGCAATACACGACTAGCTATCAAGAAACAGTCATGAGTTTTGCTAATAATATTCATACTCATGAAGGTGGAACGCATGAACAAGGCTTTAGAGCGGCTCTTACTCGGGTCATCAATGACTACGCTAAGAAAAATAAAATTCTTAAAGAAAATGAGGACAATTTGACAGGAGAAGATGTTCGTGAAGGTTTGACGGCGGTAATTTCTGTTAAGCATCCAAATCCTCAATTTGAAGGTCAAACCAAAACAAAATTGGGCAACTCAGAAGTGGTTAAGATCACTAATCGTCTCTTTAGTGAGGCCTTTCAACGTTTTCTTTTGGAAAACCCACAAGTTGCTCGTAAGATTGTGGAAAAAGGGATTTTGGCTTCTAAAGCTAGAATTGCAGCTAAGCGAGCCCGCGAAGTCACCCGCAAAAAATCAGGCTTAGAAATTTCAAACTTACCTGGAAAATTAGCAGACTGTTCGTCAAATGACGCTAACCAAAACGAACTTTTCATCGTCGAAGGAGATTCAGCGGGTGGGTCGGCCAAATCAGGTCGTAACCGAGAGTTTCAAGCTATCTTGCCTATTCGCGGTAAAATTTTGAACGTGGAAAAAGCAACTATGGATAAGATTCTTGCCAACGAAGAAATTAGAAGTCTCTTTACCGCTATGGGTACAGGTTTTGGTGCAGATTTTGACGTGTCAAAAGCTCGCTACCAAAAGCTGGTTATCATGACCGATGCCGATGTGGATGGCGCTCATATTAGAACCTTACTTTTAACCTTGATTTACCGCTTTATGAGACCTGTTCTAGAAGCTGGCTATGTTTACATCGCCCAGCCACCTATTTATGGTGTTAAGGTCGGTAGTGAGATTAAAGAGTATATTCAGCCAGGTATTGATCAAGAAGACCAATTAAAAACAGCTCTTGAAAAATATAGTATTGGTCGTTCAAAACCAACTGTTCAACGTTATAAAGGTCTTGGGGAAATGGATGACCATCAACTTTGGGAAACTACTATGGATCCTGAAAATCGTTTGATGGCGCGTGTGACAGTTGATGATGCCGCAGAAGCAGATAAAGTATTTGATATGTTAATGGGAGATCGTGTTGAACCAAGACGTGATTTCATTGAGGAAAATGCGGTTTATAGTACACTGGATATTTAG
- the ezrA gene encoding septation ring formation regulator EzrA, which translates to MSSGIILLIVAIVLLVIIAYLVGVIIRKRNDSLITSLEERKQALFALPVNDEIEEVKSLHLIGQSQTSFREWNQKWVDLTVNSFADIENHIFEAENLNDTFNFIRAKHEINSVESQLNLVEEDIASIREALNILKEQEEKNSARVTHALDLYEKLQASISENEDNFGSTMPEIDKQMKNIETEFSQFVALNSSGDPVEASEVLDRAEEHTIALGQITEQIPAIVAKLEDDFPDQLDDLETGYRRLLEENYHFPEKNIEARFQEIRESIRANSSELVTLDLDRAREENTHIQERIDSLYEVFEREIAAYKVAAKNSKMLPRYLEHVKRNNEQLKDEIARLSRKYILSETESLTVKAFEKDIKEIEDSTLAVAEQFGLQEKPFSELQVTFERSIKTLTNVESGQMDVFAAVKDIEKIESQARHNLDVYVTQLHMIKRYMEKRHLPGIPQDFLSAFFTTSSQLEALMDELSRGRINIEAVSRLSEVATVAIANLEDLTYQVVQNATLTEQLLQYSNRYRSFEAGVQSSFEHALRLFEVENDYQASFDEISYALETVEPGVTGRFVNSYEKTREHIRF; encoded by the coding sequence ATGTCAAGCGGAATTATCTTGCTGATTGTGGCTATAGTCCTACTAGTGATTATCGCCTATCTAGTGGGTGTCATCATACGAAAGCGTAATGATTCCCTAATTACCAGTCTAGAAGAACGAAAACAGGCCTTGTTTGCTTTGCCTGTTAATGATGAAATTGAAGAAGTAAAGTCACTTCATTTGATAGGACAGAGCCAAACCTCTTTTCGGGAATGGAATCAGAAATGGGTAGACTTAACTGTGAATTCGTTTGCAGATATTGAAAATCATATTTTTGAAGCTGAAAATTTGAATGATACGTTTAATTTTATTCGCGCCAAGCATGAGATTAATAGCGTTGAAAGTCAGCTTAATCTTGTTGAAGAAGATATCGCTTCTATTCGTGAAGCACTTAATATCTTAAAAGAGCAAGAAGAAAAAAATAGTGCTCGTGTCACCCATGCTCTTGATTTATATGAAAAGCTCCAAGCTTCTATTTCTGAGAATGAAGATAATTTTGGTTCAACTATGCCTGAAATTGACAAACAGATGAAAAACATTGAAACTGAATTTTCACAGTTTGTCGCACTCAACTCATCAGGTGATCCTGTAGAAGCTTCTGAAGTTCTGGATAGAGCAGAAGAGCATACTATTGCTCTAGGGCAGATTACAGAGCAGATTCCAGCTATTGTGGCCAAGTTGGAAGATGATTTTCCAGATCAGTTAGATGATTTGGAAACAGGATATCGCCGTTTACTTGAAGAAAACTATCATTTTCCAGAAAAAAACATTGAGGCACGTTTTCAGGAGATTCGTGAGTCTATTCGTGCCAATTCATCAGAGTTAGTTACACTTGACTTGGATCGTGCTAGAGAAGAAAACACGCATATTCAAGAACGCATTGATTCTCTTTATGAAGTCTTTGAGCGCGAAATTGCCGCTTATAAGGTAGCTGCTAAAAATAGTAAGATGCTACCTCGTTACCTAGAACATGTGAAACGTAATAATGAACAACTCAAAGATGAAATTGCACGTTTATCACGTAAATATATTCTAAGTGAAACGGAAAGTCTGACTGTTAAGGCATTTGAGAAGGATATTAAAGAGATAGAAGACAGTACACTTGCTGTTGCAGAACAATTTGGTTTACAAGAAAAACCATTTTCAGAACTGCAAGTGACTTTTGAACGCAGTATAAAGACGCTTACTAATGTCGAGTCAGGTCAAATGGATGTTTTTGCAGCAGTTAAAGATATTGAAAAAATTGAATCACAGGCACGCCATAACCTTGATGTTTATGTTACTCAGCTTCATATGATTAAACGTTATATGGAAAAACGTCACTTGCCTGGAATTCCACAAGACTTTCTTAGTGCTTTCTTTACAACGAGTTCACAATTGGAAGCTTTGATGGATGAGCTTAGTAGAGGACGGATCAATATTGAGGCAGTGTCACGTTTGTCGGAAGTTGCGACGGTTGCTATTGCTAATCTAGAAGATTTAACCTATCAAGTGGTTCAAAATGCTACCTTGACTGAACAATTACTACAATATTCTAATCGCTATCGTTCTTTTGAAGCAGGAGTTCAAAGTAGTTTTGAACATGCTTTGAGACTTTTCGAAGTAGAAAATGATTATCAGGCTTCTTTTGATGAAATTTCTTATGCTCTTGAAACAGTTGAACCTGGGGTAACAGGTCGGTTTGTTAACTCTTATGAAAAAACACGAGAGCACATTCGTTTTTGA
- a CDS encoding YueI family protein, whose product MTNLEDKLLKGAWGERRLNPEQQRYYLGTYAERVVLSALLDEAQTKTVKDYLKRELPSLQLVYQPLHLKISSKLAPQLQILYMKLAKENHLPVTIITETHMTSPFAFILHTDHAINLKETRLEVILKQTKNDQLSKQTPEKTKSFWKRFLKK is encoded by the coding sequence ATGACTAATTTAGAAGATAAGCTATTAAAAGGAGCCTGGGGAGAAAGAAGATTAAATCCTGAGCAGCAACGCTACTATCTAGGAACGTATGCTGAACGAGTCGTTTTAAGTGCTTTATTAGACGAAGCTCAAACTAAAACAGTAAAAGACTATTTGAAAAGAGAATTACCGAGCCTTCAGTTAGTCTATCAACCTTTACACTTAAAAATCTCTTCCAAGCTGGCACCTCAACTTCAAATACTCTATATGAAATTAGCAAAAGAAAACCATTTACCTGTTACTATTATTACAGAAACGCATATGACTTCACCTTTTGCGTTTATCCTTCATACCGACCACGCAATAAATCTGAAGGAAACACGTTTAGAAGTCATCTTAAAGCAGACAAAAAACGATCAACTTAGCAAACAAACTCCTGAAAAAACCAAATCCTTTTGGAAAAGATTTTTGAAAAAATAA
- the eno gene encoding surface-displayed alpha-enolase, whose translation MSIITDVYAREVLDSRGNPTLEVEVYTESGAFGRGMVPSGASTGEHEAVELRDGDKSRYLGLGTQKAVDNVNNIIAEAIIGYDVRDQQAIDRAMIALDGTPNKGKLGANAILGVSIAVARAAADYLEVPLYTYLGGFNTKVLPTPMMNIINGGSHSDAPIAFQEFMIMPVGAPTFKEGLRWGAEVFHALKKILKERGLVTAVGDEGGFAPKFEGTEDGVETILKAIEAAGYEAGENGIMIGFDCASSEFYDKERKVYDYTKFEGEGAAVRTSAEQVDYLEELVNKYPIITIEDGMDENDWDGWKVLTERLGKRVQLVGDDFFVTNTEYLARGIKENAANSILIKVNQIGTLTETFEAIEMAKEAGYTAVVSHRSGETEDSTIADIAVATNAGQIKTGSLSRTDRIAKYNQLLRIEDQLGEVAQYKGIKSFYNLKK comes from the coding sequence ATGTCAATTATTACTGATGTATACGCTCGCGAAGTCCTTGACTCACGCGGTAACCCAACACTTGAAGTAGAAGTTTATACAGAATCAGGTGCATTCGGACGTGGTATGGTTCCTTCAGGAGCTTCAACTGGTGAACATGAAGCCGTTGAACTTCGTGATGGTGACAAATCTCGTTACCTTGGTCTAGGTACTCAAAAAGCAGTTGATAATGTTAATAACATTATCGCTGAGGCAATCATCGGTTACGATGTTCGCGATCAACAAGCTATCGACCGTGCAATGATCGCTCTTGACGGTACTCCTAACAAAGGCAAACTTGGTGCTAATGCTATTCTTGGTGTTTCTATCGCTGTTGCTCGTGCAGCTGCTGACTATCTTGAAGTGCCACTTTACACTTACCTTGGCGGATTCAACACTAAAGTTCTTCCAACTCCTATGATGAACATCATCAACGGTGGATCACACTCAGATGCCCCAATTGCATTCCAAGAGTTCATGATCATGCCAGTTGGTGCACCTACTTTCAAAGAAGGTCTTCGTTGGGGTGCTGAAGTTTTCCACGCTCTTAAGAAAATTCTTAAAGAACGCGGACTTGTTACAGCTGTAGGTGACGAAGGTGGATTTGCTCCTAAATTTGAAGGAACTGAAGACGGTGTAGAAACTATCCTTAAAGCTATTGAAGCAGCTGGTTACGAAGCTGGTGAAAACGGCATTATGATCGGTTTTGACTGTGCATCATCAGAATTCTACGACAAAGAACGTAAAGTTTACGACTATACTAAATTTGAAGGTGAAGGCGCTGCTGTTCGTACATCTGCAGAACAAGTTGATTACCTTGAAGAGTTGGTTAACAAATACCCAATTATTACTATCGAAGATGGTATGGATGAAAACGACTGGGATGGTTGGAAAGTTCTTACTGAACGCCTAGGCAAACGTGTTCAATTGGTTGGTGACGACTTCTTCGTTACAAACACTGAATACCTTGCTCGTGGTATCAAAGAAAATGCAGCTAACTCAATCCTTATCAAAGTTAACCAAATCGGTACTTTGACTGAAACGTTTGAAGCTATCGAAATGGCTAAAGAAGCTGGATATACTGCCGTTGTATCACACCGTTCAGGTGAAACTGAAGATTCAACAATCGCTGACATCGCAGTTGCAACAAACGCTGGCCAAATCAAAACAGGTTCATTGTCACGTACAGACCGTATTGCTAAATACAACCAATTACTTCGTATCGAAGATCAACTTGGTGAAGTTGCTCAATACAAAGGTATCAAATCATTCTATAACTTAAAAAAATAG